GATTGTACAATTTCCAAATTATTTTTTTAACATATTATGTCGTCTATATATGGGCGCACGCAATGTTGTTATTTTGATTGCCGCTTACGGTTTACTTGTCATAAAAACACATAGAAAACTTCTTAAGATATTTCTCGTCACTTCTTTATGTTTTCCTGTATATATGTTTACAGCATATGCAAGTAGAGCCGTAATGATAATGACATTTTTCTTTTTAGTTTTTATTTTTGTGTTTCTATCTGTTTTTATGAATGTAGGATTGAAAAAAAAGATTGTATCTTATTTAATCTTAATCTTAGTTCCTATTTCTTCAGCCTTTATTCTTATATCCAACTCTCGTTTTGGTAATCTTGCCACTTATATGTTTTATCGGTATTTAGGAGAGTCTTTTAATAATTATAATACACATTTTTTCTATGAGTTAAAAGGTAATACATGGGGAGAGGCATATTTTGTTTTTTTTCGTAAGCTTATGGGAATTTCCTCAAATTTTAAAACAACACGTGAAAAATGGGAGTGGCTTGATAATATTACAGGTGTTGACACCCATGTATTCTATACATTTGTAGGCGGTCTGAATATTGAGTTTGGTTTTGTTGGCACTATTGTTATTGGTTTGCTTTTATCGTTTTTTATGGTAAAGAAAATGCGACCTTACAATGTACTGACACTGCCTAAGTTCATAGCTTTGGGAATGTTAGCCTACACACTGATCAATGGTGTTTTTTTCTTTGTTCTTCAAGGGGATTGGGGGAATCTTGAAATTTTGTTTACTCTTTTTTTCTGCTTTTTATTTAGTAAGTATCGGACAAGAAAATATATTAATAAATAATGAAGATCGGAATTCTAACATTTGCTAATGTCCCTAATTTTGGGGCTAATTTACAAGCACTATCTACGATAAGCTATCTACAGAATCACGGATATAATCCTATTTTGATTAAGTGGGAGCCAGAAGATTTTGAAGCTCGTTTCACAAGTATTAAAACTCAGAAGCAACCACAAGAGCATTTTCATTTTGTAGAGAAATATCTTCCGCAGACCAAAATATGTCGTAATGATGATGATATTTGTCAAGTGATAAAGGATGAAAAAATAGAAGGTATAATTATTGGCAGTGATGCAGTTCTTCAGTGTTCGTCTTTTTGGGGTAGATTGGATTTTCCAACCAAAACAGTTGTACGTGTTAATAAAACTACATCTGAACGTGAGTATCCTAATGCTTTTTGGGGTACATTTTATGATAAACTTGGGTCTAAAATTCCAATGGTGATTATGTCTGCATCATCACAGAATGCGAAATATAGATTGATAGCGCGTTCGGTAAAGCATAAAATGAGTAATAATTTGTCTCACTTCGAATATATTTCGGTTCGAGATATATGGACTCGTGATATGATTACTTATATAACAAAAGGGGCAATAATACCAAATATAACTCCCGATCCAGTATTTGCCTTTAATTATAATTGTGCTAAATTCATTCCTTCAAAAGAAGATATTCTTTTAAAATATCATTTGCCTGAAAATTATGTTCTTGTAAGCATGAAATGTAGAATGCTTGATAATATGCTATGGATGGATAAATTAAAATCAGAAATGAAAAAGCTATATTTAGAATGTGTTGCTCTTCCTATGCCGACTGGTATTGAGTTTAAGCATAATTTTGATTTTTCTATTACTACTCCGCTACCTCCATTAGATTGGTATGCCTTGATAAAATATGCTAAAGGATATATTGGGGAAAATATGCATCCTATTGTTGTGGCTCTACATAATGCAGTACCATGTTTTTGTTTTGATACCTATGGTGTACTTAAATATGCACGTTGTGTATGTGTCGAAGAATCGAGTAAAATTTATGATATTATGTCACGTTTTTCTTTACTTGATAATCGTATCAATGCGTATTCTCGCTTTTGGAAATGTCCACCTGTTGATATTGTGATTAATCGAATATTACATTTTGATGTAATAGCATGTCAAAAAACAGCTTTGAATTATTATAATAACTATGAGCAAATGATGAGTTCTATTTTGGAAGTTTTTAAGTCTAAATAATGTTTTATGAAATATCTTATTACATTGCCATGGATGCCTTATCCTGCTACAGACGGAGGAAAGCAGGGGTCGTTTAATATGTTAATGGAGTTGCAGAATATGATAGATATAACTTTGATCTATCCTGTATTCTTTAAGAAACAAATGGCCTGTCAATATTTGTTGGAAAAACAATTACCAAAGGTTAAAGTTTACCCTTTTGAATATTATAAAAATAAAGATGGCATCAAGTCGCAATACTCATTATTTCGTCTGCACCGTATTATAACCCGGAAATTTTTGAAACAGCCATATTTGGCTACACCTATATATAAAGATGCTTATATTGATTTTGTAAATGAAATTATAAAAAAAGAGCGGATTGATATTGTTCAAAATGAATATTTTGAACAGCTATATATGGTTTATGCTATTCCTAATACTGTAAAGAAGGTGTTCATTCAACATGAAATTCAATACATTGCTAAGGAACGTCTGATTCAGCAGCGTGAATATCCTTCTAGCGTACGCTATTTAGCCACGATGCAACGGATACAGGAAATTAATGCGTTAAATGAATACGACCAAGTAATAACAATGACTGATATTGATAAGAATATCCTGATGTGTGATGGGGTAAGAGCACCTATTTCAGCTTCTCCTTCCTTTATTCCTTTACCTGATAATATAGCATATAAGGAATGTGAACGGAGTAGTATCTGTTTTATTGGTGGTTCTGGTCATAATCCAAACTTGAATGGAGTTACTTGGTTCTTAGATAATGTTTGGTCTTTGATACTCAAAGAAAATCCCAATTTTACTTTTAAAATTATAGGAAAATGGGATGAGAAAATTAAAACAGAATATCAGAAGAAGTATAGAAATTTGTTTTTTTGTGGCTTTGTAGATAACTTGGCTATGGTTATATCTGAATGTATTATGGTAATACCTATTTTAATAGGTAGCGGTATTCGTATGAAAATATTAGAATCGGTCAATTTCTATTCGCCTTTCGTTACTACCACAGTAGGTGTAGAAGGACTTGATTTTATAAATGGAAAAGAGTGTATCATAGCTGATGAGCCTCAAGCTTTTGCTACTGGTGTTTTAAAAATAGCAACAGATAAGGTTTTACAACATAATCTGACAAAAGCTGCTCATGAGAAACTAATGGAGATGTATTCACCGGAAGCTTCTGTACAGCGGCGCCTGAATATTTATAATGAAATGTTGAAACGATAATGAGATTATGAATTTATCGGTTGTTCTGTTTATACTAATAGTTGTATTTATTAAGTATTGGTTACTGCTATTTACTTCTCCTTTACTAATGGCTTATTGTTGGCTGCATCGTCGCAAAAACATGGCTAATCCTGAAGGTGAGGTGAGTGAAATTAGGGATTCTGGCATTACTTCTTCTTCTTGTTCTAAAAAATTGTTCAAACGAATAGATAAAAGAGGATTGATCAATATTGTGGATGGTTATTTTCGTTGGATGATCAAAATAATTTCGGATATTCCTTCACATCATATACGTGATTTCTTTTACAAGTATATTTTCTTGGTAAAAATGGAAAAGAATTCAGTATTATATTATGGAAGTGAAATTCGTGCACCATGGATGTTGATGATAGGAAAAGGTTCTGTCGTTGGAGATAATAGTATTCTGGATGCGAGGCGTGGAGGAATCTATATCGGTGAAAACGTTAATATTGCTTCTAATGTTTCTCTTTGGACAGGTGGTCATGATTATAATGATCCATACTTTCGATCTATGAAAACGAATCGTGGTCCTATTTATATAAAGAACCGTGTATGGATTGGCCCTAATGTAACAATTTTGCATAGTGTTACTATTGGGGAGGGAGCAGTGATAGCAGCTGGTGCCGTAGTTACTAAGGATATTCCGCCTTTTACTATATGTGGAGGAATACCAGCAAAAGTTTTGGCGCAACGTTCTATTGATTTGCGGTATACTTTGGGAGGGACATATCTTCATTTTCTATAAAGTTGATTAATGAAAAAATTAGCAATTGTAATACCTGCCTATAAGGTAGACTTCTTTGAGACTGTATTATTCTCTTTAGCGCAACAGACATGTAAAGATTTCACTGTTTATATTGGTGAGGATTGTAGTAGAGATGATTTTAAGAGTCTTATAGAACAATATTCGAAGCAATTGGATATTGTTTATAGAAGATTTGAAGTGAATTTTGGTGGGCATGATCTCGTTGCACAATGGAACCGTTGTATACAACTGACACAGAATGAGCCTTGGCTGTGGCTGTTTTCTGATGATGATATTATGGGGCCTCGTTGTGTAGAATATTTTTTTAATACAATAGCAATAGATAATGGAGCTTTTGACATTTATCATTTTGATGTAAAGATTGTTGATTGCGAAAATCAGATAGTGAGAATTCCAACTGTTTATCCATCGGTGATAGATAGTGAGACTTTTTATCGTCGGAAAGCGTCGGCTCGGTTAGATAGTTTTGTAGTAGAGTATATTTTTCTAAGGGATATTTATAATTGTACAGGTGGTTTTCAGCACTTTGATTTAGCATGGGGAAGTGATATAGCTACATGGGTGAAAATAGGAGCTGATAAAGGTATTAAAACTATTTCTGGAGATTATGTATATTGGCGTAAGAGCAAAAAAAATATAACACCTAATATGGATAATAAAATGGTGCTCCGGAAGCTTACTGCTGATATTGAGTTTACTCATTGGATAAATGAGTTCTTTCATAAATCATCTGTCTACCGATTTACAAAGTATGCTTTTTTTCGTTTAGTGGTACATTATTCTCAAGCAATCTCAAAATCTCAAATACGCCTCTTATTAGATAAGGCGGTTGGAAAAAATATTATTTCCTTCAATGATGCATTTATCATTAATTGGACATATCGTTTCATTCAGCTAGCTAAAAGAGTAAAGGATGTTCTATATTTTTGACTATATGAATAATTTATATATTTCAATAAAATGATTGTAAGAAGTAAAGCGCCATTACGTCTGGGATTGGCTGGTGGTGGAAGTGATGTATCACCTTATAGTGATATTTATGGAGGGTTGATTCTCAATGCAACAATTAATTTATATGCTTATTGTACTATTGAAGAGACCAACAGCGGTAGGATTGAGATTAATGCTTATGATGCACAATGTTGCAAAAGTTACCTTTCTATGTCTCAATTAGAGATTGATGGAGAAGCAAGTCTCATAAAAGGTGTGTATAACCGTATTATTCGTGATTATAGGCTTGAGCCTAAGTCATTCAAAATAACAACTTATAATGATGCGCCTGCTGGATCAGGATTAGGAACATCCTCTACTATGGTTGTTTGTATATTAAAGGCTTTTATTGAGTGGTTGTCACTTCCTTTAGGAGATTACGAGACGTCGCGTCTAGCTTATGAAATTGAACGTAAGGATTTGGGATTGAGTGGTGGTAAGCAAGATCAATATGCAGCAGCTTTTGGGGGATTCAATTATATGGAATTCTTGCAAAATGATTTGGTGATTGTTAATCCGCTAAAAATGAAACGTTGGATTGTGGATGAATTAGAGTCAAGTATGGTTCTATATTTTACAGGTCGTTCTCGTTCTTCTGCTGCTATTATTAATGAGCAGAAGAAAAATACGAGCGAAGGTAATCAAACCGCTATAGAGGCGATGCATAAGATTAAACAGAGTGCTATTGATACTAAATTAGCCTTGTTGAAGGGGGATGTTGGGGAGTTTGCTCGTATTTTGGGTGAAGGATGGGAAAATAAGAAGAAGATGGCTGGCGCCATTACTAATCCGATGATTCAAGAAGCTTTTGATGTAGCCACTGGTGCCGGTGCTATGGCCGGTAAGGTTAGTGGAGCAGGTGGGGGAGGATTTATCATGTTTGTGGTTGAGCCGACACGTAAAGAAGAAGTGGTACGGGCTTTAAATAATTTGAATGGTTTTGTTATGCCATTTCAGTTTATTGATGACGGTGCACACGGATGGAAGATTTATTCAACAGATAAAGTTCAGAAATAGATATAGCATAAGTATGGAAAGTATTGATATTGTAAGAAAACAAGTAGCGGAGAGTGAGCGAGTGAAAGCGGAACTTTCTAAAAATGAAGAAGTGATAGCGGCTATTGCTAAAGCGGCTGACGTATGTACTGAGGCCTATCGTCGAGGAAATAAAACGATGTTTGCGGGTAATGGGGGGAGTGCAGCTGATGCTCAGCATTTAGTCGGCGAATTTGTGAGTAAGTTTTATTTTGATCGTCCGGGAATTCCTTCAATAGCTTTAACTACGGATACCAGTGTTATTACAGCTATTGGTAATGATTATGGATATGATAAAATATTTACACGCCAACTCCAGGCACAAGGTGTGGCAGGAGATGTTTTTATTGGTATTTCTACTTCAGGTAATTCGAAAAATATTGTAGATGCCTTGCCTATATGTAAAGAAAAGGGGATTACGACGATTGCTCTTACAGGTATGAAGTCTTGTAAAATGGATGATTTTGATATTGTCATTAAAGTTCCTAGTGCTGAAACCCCTCGTATACAGGAATGTCAAACATTGATAGGACATATTATTTGCTGTATTGTGGAAGAGAATATTTTCGGGGAAGAATATAATAAATAATTTTATGGAAGTTATCATATTAGCTGGTGGATTTGGGACTCGTTTGCGTAGTGTAGTAAATGAAGTACCCAAGTGTATGGCGCCAATAGCAAACAAACCTTTTTTGTGGTATTTACTGAAATATCTTACAAAATTTGATGTATCAAAAGTAATTCTATCTTTGGGTTATTTACGCGGTGTTATTATTGATTGGATTGATGAGTGTAAAGATGAGTTTCCTTTTGCTTTCGAATATGCCGTGGAGGACGAACCATTAGGGACAGGTGGAGGAATAAAACTAGCCTTAAAGAGAACTAGTAAACCTAATATTATTGTTTTGAATGGCGATACATTCTTTGATGTAAATTTGAATGAATTATATGAATGGCATTGTTTATATCCTTCATCAATCACACTGGCATTAAAGCCAATGGAAAACTTTGACCGTTACGGAAATGTACAGATATGTGAAGATACTAATCAGATTAGGAGATTTGATGAGAAAAAATATTGCGAGAAAGGCTTGATTAATGG
This sequence is a window from Bacteroides thetaiotaomicron VPI-5482. Protein-coding genes within it:
- a CDS encoding acyltransferase; amino-acid sequence: MNLSVVLFILIVVFIKYWLLLFTSPLLMAYCWLHRRKNMANPEGEVSEIRDSGITSSSCSKKLFKRIDKRGLINIVDGYFRWMIKIISDIPSHHIRDFFYKYIFLVKMEKNSVLYYGSEIRAPWMLMIGKGSVVGDNSILDARRGGIYIGENVNIASNVSLWTGGHDYNDPYFRSMKTNRGPIYIKNRVWIGPNVTILHSVTIGEGAVIAAGAVVTKDIPPFTICGGIPAKVLAQRSIDLRYTLGGTYLHFL
- a CDS encoding dehydrogenase yields the protein MIVRSKAPLRLGLAGGGSDVSPYSDIYGGLILNATINLYAYCTIEETNSGRIEINAYDAQCCKSYLSMSQLEIDGEASLIKGVYNRIIRDYRLEPKSFKITTYNDAPAGSGLGTSSTMVVCILKAFIEWLSLPLGDYETSRLAYEIERKDLGLSGGKQDQYAAAFGGFNYMEFLQNDLVIVNPLKMKRWIVDELESSMVLYFTGRSRSSAAIINEQKKNTSEGNQTAIEAMHKIKQSAIDTKLALLKGDVGEFARILGEGWENKKKMAGAITNPMIQEAFDVATGAGAMAGKVSGAGGGGFIMFVVEPTRKEEVVRALNNLNGFVMPFQFIDDGAHGWKIYSTDKVQK
- a CDS encoding glycosyltransferase family 2 protein, whose product is MKKLAIVIPAYKVDFFETVLFSLAQQTCKDFTVYIGEDCSRDDFKSLIEQYSKQLDIVYRRFEVNFGGHDLVAQWNRCIQLTQNEPWLWLFSDDDIMGPRCVEYFFNTIAIDNGAFDIYHFDVKIVDCENQIVRIPTVYPSVIDSETFYRRKASARLDSFVVEYIFLRDIYNCTGGFQHFDLAWGSDIATWVKIGADKGIKTISGDYVYWRKSKKNITPNMDNKMVLRKLTADIEFTHWINEFFHKSSVYRFTKYAFFRLVVHYSQAISKSQIRLLLDKAVGKNIISFNDAFIINWTYRFIQLAKRVKDVLYF
- a CDS encoding polysaccharide pyruvyl transferase family protein: MKIGILTFANVPNFGANLQALSTISYLQNHGYNPILIKWEPEDFEARFTSIKTQKQPQEHFHFVEKYLPQTKICRNDDDICQVIKDEKIEGIIIGSDAVLQCSSFWGRLDFPTKTVVRVNKTTSEREYPNAFWGTFYDKLGSKIPMVIMSASSQNAKYRLIARSVKHKMSNNLSHFEYISVRDIWTRDMITYITKGAIIPNITPDPVFAFNYNCAKFIPSKEDILLKYHLPENYVLVSMKCRMLDNMLWMDKLKSEMKKLYLECVALPMPTGIEFKHNFDFSITTPLPPLDWYALIKYAKGYIGENMHPIVVALHNAVPCFCFDTYGVLKYARCVCVEESSKIYDIMSRFSLLDNRINAYSRFWKCPPVDIVINRILHFDVIACQKTALNYYNNYEQMMSSILEVFKSK
- a CDS encoding nucleotidyltransferase family protein → MEVIILAGGFGTRLRSVVNEVPKCMAPIANKPFLWYLLKYLTKFDVSKVILSLGYLRGVIIDWIDECKDEFPFAFEYAVEDEPLGTGGGIKLALKRTSKPNIIVLNGDTFFDVNLNELYEWHCLYPSSITLALKPMENFDRYGNVQICEDTNQIRRFDEKKYCEKGLINGGIYIINTLEPIFDRLPQRFSFETGVLQPQCLLGKLYGVVQNGYFIDIGIPEDYDKANAEFSDLLF
- a CDS encoding glycosyltransferase family 4 protein, producing the protein MKYLITLPWMPYPATDGGKQGSFNMLMELQNMIDITLIYPVFFKKQMACQYLLEKQLPKVKVYPFEYYKNKDGIKSQYSLFRLHRIITRKFLKQPYLATPIYKDAYIDFVNEIIKKERIDIVQNEYFEQLYMVYAIPNTVKKVFIQHEIQYIAKERLIQQREYPSSVRYLATMQRIQEINALNEYDQVITMTDIDKNILMCDGVRAPISASPSFIPLPDNIAYKECERSSICFIGGSGHNPNLNGVTWFLDNVWSLILKENPNFTFKIIGKWDEKIKTEYQKKYRNLFFCGFVDNLAMVISECIMVIPILIGSGIRMKILESVNFYSPFVTTTVGVEGLDFINGKECIIADEPQAFATGVLKIATDKVLQHNLTKAAHEKLMEMYSPEASVQRRLNIYNEMLKR
- a CDS encoding D-sedoheptulose-7-phosphate isomerase; its protein translation is MESIDIVRKQVAESERVKAELSKNEEVIAAIAKAADVCTEAYRRGNKTMFAGNGGSAADAQHLVGEFVSKFYFDRPGIPSIALTTDTSVITAIGNDYGYDKIFTRQLQAQGVAGDVFIGISTSGNSKNIVDALPICKEKGITTIALTGMKSCKMDDFDIVIKVPSAETPRIQECQTLIGHIICCIVEENIFGEEYNK
- a CDS encoding O-antigen polymerase, encoding MSELQILIFNAAVFSILAVYHYWKNRKLNIAFYILAYYSICAWGALLYHEHELFHYMRGRETYSIIPFLYLIPVIFLFAYPIIRYDNTRITRIETLNSNFFINLVWILLFIQIVLYIILFPSFLKAILSSNIGDYRNDTYDESEIVQFPNYFFNILCRLYMGARNVVILIAAYGLLVIKTHRKLLKIFLVTSLCFPVYMFTAYASRAVMIMTFFFLVFIFVFLSVFMNVGLKKKIVSYLILILVPISSAFILISNSRFGNLATYMFYRYLGESFNNYNTHFFYELKGNTWGEAYFVFFRKLMGISSNFKTTREKWEWLDNITGVDTHVFYTFVGGLNIEFGFVGTIVIGLLLSFFMVKKMRPYNVLTLPKFIALGMLAYTLINGVFFFVLQGDWGNLEILFTLFFCFLFSKYRTRKYINK